The genome window CAAAGAAAAAAGTGATCGACACCATTAAATTCACTCCTGAAAGTTCATCTTCTATTCCTGTTAAAACAATTCACTCGGTCAAAGGAGAAACTCTTGAAGCTGTGATGGTGGTATCTTCATTAACCTGTAAAGGTACTAAGGATGGACATTGGACACAGTGGATAGATAACCCAGAGACAGAAGCTGCACGGCTTGCATATGTCGCTAGTTCACGGCCAAAAAAAATATTGGTTTGGGCAGTACCTAATGTAAATGAGAAACAGAAACTTATAGAACTTGGTCTAGACCAAGAAAAATGGGAGTTTAATTAACATCCATTAACAGCTAGAAATTGCTATTTATGTTACTAAATAAATAGATTTACTTAATGCCCGCTATAAAGCCAAAAGAGGTCTTATAAATGCAGTTTGTTAGTTTCTGGAAATGACCTGCTCCGTGGCAGTAGTTAACTATCCACGAATATCGATGTCTGGGGTTGTATTTATGTCGCCTTCATTATCGATGGTGACTGGCTTGCCGTTCAGTAATAGCCCCACAAAATTTTCAGTAGGGCATATTCGTATAAATTTGAGTTCAAAGCCATAGTGGAATAATGAACTGGCCGCCACCTTTTGAGCGTTGTTGAGTTCAGACCACAATGTTTGGTTATTTAGCGAAATTTTACGACGATCATTTTTGGGTAAAATATTACTTGGGTTAGTCATTACGTTCCCTGTAAGTTGCATTGTGAAAATACCTAAGAGCTAAGTTTAGAATACTTACGTTAATTAGCCAGTTTCCGATTCAAAGCATGTAAAAAAATAATTTTTAAAAAACTAGTTAACTGGCACAATCGGTAGCAAAAAATGCAGTAAACAGATGAGAGGGACGCTTCTATAAAGCTCACTTGGTTCGCATTGCTGACTAAAATCCTGCAATAAAATGCCATACTTTTTCTAATGAATTCTTAATCTATATTTCGCTATACAAATGCAGATTAATACTTTAGTTAATCAGAGCAAGTGAAGTTTGTGGTTTTATTAATTTTTTTAAGTTAAATTAGGAGCTTAATAAAATTTAGGTAACTATCTTCCTGTAGAAATTAAGATACTTTCCTCTTAATAAAGCTGTTATATGTACAAGGATAGTAAATGAGATCGCTTCCGATTCTGAAGCCTAATTCACCTGAACAAAATATCGAATTAATCCGCTGCTCTATAAGCGGCAATTTATCTGGTGTCCAAAATGCCATCAACAATGGCTCTGATATCAATATCGTTGATGCTAATGGAATCTCAGCTCTAATTGCTGCAAGTATGGCTGGTCACCTTGATATTGTTAAGTTTCTCGTTTCAAACGGCGCAGATGTCACGCTCAAAGATCAACTTGGCTATGATGCTTATCATTCAGCTATGTTTTATGGCGATTTTAAAGGGGCAAAAACAGAGCCTTTTAATACAATAATGTCAGTGGTAAAGTACATATAACAAGCTAATTAATAAGGACAAAAAACAGTTTGCTGTTTTCGTTCCTCAACATTTTAGCAAACAATTTTTTGCCCATTATTAGGGCGTTATGTTCAACTTGAAAATGAGGTTGTTTAAATGGAAGTAAAACGTTCTTATTTTGGGCTAATAAACGAGACCCTTACATTAGGTTTGCGATCTACATTCAGAATAGATTGGGGAATGGTGCGTAATTTTGGAGAATTACAAATTTTATCTCGAGCGTCTTACTTGATGCTTATTCTAGTACCTCTGCTAGCGGGCTTATGGCCAACTGTGACTACATTAGTAAACCAACATAATCAGACATTAAATCACGCAACTGATAAATTCGATCTAGCTTCACGTCAAATACTTTTATATAAGGCAGAGTTGCCAGACAGTAAAATAATTGAACCATTCAAAGAAACGTTAGATTCGGTCAATAACGAGTTACTTCATGTGAAAAAGAGTGTTGAGAATCAATCAATTAAAACTAAAACCTTACCTTCAGTATGGGCACTATCTTTTCTTGCATCTTTGTTAGCTGTGATTGCTCAAGTTATTTACCAGCTTGCCGCACCTGCTATCGTAAGAAACTCCTCAATGAGAGAATATATTAACGGAATCATTGATGACGAAATGAAGATACATGGAAATGGACAAGAAATGGATCCCATGGCAATACGTGAACTTATAGAAAAAACTGCAGAAGAATACCAATCAGCTTCAAGGTCAAATTTGTTGATAGCACTACTTTCTTTATTTATTTATATTTCATCAATATTTGTAATTGGCTACATTATTTTTGACCAAACACAAAAGGTTTTTGTTGCTGCTGGGTGGCTATGAACATAACAAGTCGTTTAAAAGGACAAAAAACAGTTGGCTTTTGCTCCTTCGTCGCTAATTTTAGCCAACAATTTTTTGCCTCTTAACGAGGCGTTATGTTTTTCATCATGAGAGGTGCCCGTGGTTTTTCCTGTTGCATTTGAATCAAACGATAAAAATGAGCCAATTATTAGGTTTAAAGATAAAAGTGGTGTTGAACATCCATTTTTTGTTGCGGATAGCCCTCTTGCTAAACGTTTATCTGGTTTGACTCAAATTATGCATGACTTAAATCATGCACATGAGCTTATGGCTACGATAAAAAACATCGAAAATAGTGAAGTTGCATATTCATTATGGATGTCAGCCATAATTACCTATGGGAAGTGCTTTGCGACAGCCAAAGGCCGTAAGATCAAAATAGAAGAAGATCATGTACGACAATATGATGAAGAAGCAATCGAATTTCATAGTTCAATCCTTAAAATGAGAAATGAATACTTTGCTCATGCTGGTGTAAATGAATATGAGAAAGCAAGCACCATCGTGATTTTGGAACCTGAATCACAAGGTAAAGGTGTTGCTGGAGTAAATCATTTCAATGTAAAACATAGTAAGCCATCTGAAGATTTCTGTATTTATTTCTGCCACTTGTGTAAAAAATTATATGATGTAATTGAAGGTATTGGTGAAGGTGTTCACCAAAAAGTATTGGATGAATACCGAGCAAAAAATATAGATGAACTCTATACCAAAATAAAAACATAACAAGTTACTCAAACGGACGCTAAACAGTTGGCTAGCACTCGTTCCTCGTACATTTTAGCCAACTATTTTACGCCGCTTAGTAAGGCGTTAGAACTATCTGGAGAGTATTGTTGAACTTTGATGATTTTGATTATTCTGTTTTTTTAAATCCAG of Thalassotalea fonticola contains these proteins:
- a CDS encoding ankyrin repeat domain-containing protein; the protein is MRSLPILKPNSPEQNIELIRCSISGNLSGVQNAINNGSDINIVDANGISALIAASMAGHLDIVKFLVSNGADVTLKDQLGYDAYHSAMFYGDFKGAKTEPFNTIMSVVKYI